The nucleotide window TTTCAATTTGGTATGGCCTGTACGTTTCGCTTTCTTCCTTTGTCTTCAATCACCATCGATGCGGTACGGTTTAAGCTATCGCTCTCATATGTGATGGATGCTACACGGGTGTGATGCAAGTCATACAGCTAGCTGCTACCCAGTTATTACTTCAATTACATCAGAAATCCTTGTGCTCATGGCTCTCCACTGAAGTACTGAACTAACCAAGTTGCCGTCCTCGAATCCAGTAACTTAATCCATACAACATCCAGTGGCTCGATCGTCTTGATCGCCTTGTAAATTACTCGATCTACACTACAATGATGCGTGGTGTTATGATAACACAGAAGATCTTttggcatgcatgcatgattctaGCTACCATGCCCACGGCCCATCGATCCATCCAGTCATCCACTAACCCTTGCTCTGTAGTACTCCGTTTAGAGTTGAGCTGACCATGGTTTCCTTTTTCGGCCGAAATTtcctgatatttccgatatatcattTTTATCCATAGATAccgataagaaaatatctatcttttttgtataaattttatttaaatttacttaaattcaaattaacttttatttgaatttggtctgatattttcgatatatcatgtttatcctctttatctgtgaccctcgataaattttaatttttgaaaatgaaaaccttggaGCTGACACCATCACCATGCATCTTCTTCCTCCGGCCCGCACGCATACCGCGTCACCCTCCACTATGGAGCGTCACCTCACCTCACCTCACCATCATCAACGAATCACTGTCCGGCTGCATCGGTTCTTCTTGGTGAAGTCTAGGTCTAGCCCATACATATGCGCTGCACTTCCCTATCCCTcagaaaaagatgaaaagaacgTTACACCTTTTCGCATCCATGAAAGCTGGTGTATATGTACTCAAACCATCAACATTCAACAACAACATTCCATCTAACCAGCTTTACATAACTCCAGAAAACACTTGGAATCGCCGTGTCCGTCCATATCTACACATAAATGTCTCGTATTTGAATATATCGTCTCACAGACGAGAACAAATTCATGCGTTCTTATATATAGTTTTATATATATGATCCCCGTGTAGTTAGAGAAGAATGTTACAGCAAAAGCAATGGTGGTTGAGACGAGTGCTTCAGAACAGTGGCGAGGGCGGCGCAACCTTTTTCGTCGGCTTTTGATCGAGGTGGTGCCGTGGTGGGTGCTGCACGCCTGCACCTGCAAACACGAACACGGCTACGGACGCTGGTGCAACGGGACACGTCAGGACAGGTTCGGCCGAGTCGAGTCGAGTCGAGTGCATGGCCCCGCCCGGGCCCGGCGGCGACAGCGACAGGCACTCACCGTCGCCGGGCGTCATCGCCGCGGCGCCCTCGCGGGGGCTTCGGGGAGAGCACCCAGTGCTGGCCGTGCGGCCGGACGGCGAGCCCCTTGACCCTGGCGAACAGCGTGACGGCGCGGCGCACGCCGCGGTCGTCGGCGGACGTGAAGTAGTCGTGACCGAACATGACGCCGCCGGGGCGGAGCACGGCCCACGCCAGGTTGATGTCCGCCCACGCCGAGTGGAAGTCGTGCCCGGCGTCCACCTCGATGAGGTCCGCGTACACGCCCCACTCGCACAGCGCGCGCAACGCGGACGCCGTGGAGAAGGGCAGTGGCAGCAGGCGCGGCCTGCTGACGGCGTCGTCATCGGCCTCGgcgcctcccgccgccgccgcggccgcggccacgACGTTGGACATGAACTGCGGCAGCAGCAGCGCGTCCCCGTGCCGCTGCGCGGGCACGTCGCGGCGGAACCGGTCCCGGAACGCCGGCCACCCGCGGAAGTCGTCGATGCATAGGATGGCCGGGGAGAGGGAGAGGTTCTTGGACACGGCCGCCATATGCAGCGCCGACGCGCCCAGGAACGCGCCCAGCTCCACGATCACCTCCGGGTGCACCGCCTCGATGAGCTCCGCGAACACGGCGCCCGTCGAGCCCCACCCACGCGGGCGCGCCGCGGCCGGGTGCAGCAGAGCCGCCGTGTGGTTTGGAGGGAACCCCGCGTAGGGGCTCTCTCCGTCGAAGAGCTTGTCGAGCAGGGTCCGCACCACGGCGTCACTCGGCACCGGCTCCCCGCACTCCTCCTTAAACCGGAACAGATCGTGCGGGGGCGACCGCGGGTAGCTCGAGCTCGACACGGCCGCCGCGCCGGTTCCGTTCGATGCCGCCTGGGAGGCGTTGGAGCGGCCGTCGGTGAGGTGCACGGCGTGCGGCCGTATGATCGTCGTCTGGGACGGTCTCGGTGACGGCCGGGTGGACGACGACATGAGGCCGAGCGAGTAGCCCACGGCGAAGACGATCAGGAAGGAGGCGAGCCGCGCGAGGTGCGGCCGGAGCCTGCCCGGCGCGGCGGAAGCAGACGACGCCCCCGCCGGTGGACGTGGCTTCATGGTCACGGACTCACGGTCACGCCACAAAGAGTCTCCTTTGTCTCCGTTTGCGGTTCTGTCTTCTGGAGTCTTGAGTCTTGACAGGCAGAGACACCTTATGGCTCCTTTATTCTTCGGTTTAGCTAGATTTTTATCCAAGGATTAGGTTTTGGATTCTGCGTTATATTTATAGGTAGAGAGCTGCAGCTAGCAGCGGTTGTTAGCTCGTTTATATTTGTTTGATATATTACCCCTCTTTGGTTGGAGCGAAGATAGTAGTATAAAACAAGCGCCAACGTTTAAAAAGATGATCTTTTTTTTTAGATCCCTACTAGATAATAAGAGGTACTTTTTTTTCTTGTTAAGATAAGATTGGAAAAGAGAAAAATTGAGATGTTGGTGAGGGGTGATTGTTCCGGTTGGTGCGTTTTGGGTGGCGAATCTGATGGCAGTTAGGAGCAGGACTTAGGAATAAGCAACAGCGCGCTGGGCTTTGGTTTCACGAGAAGCACCGGGAATTCTCACGTGTGCAAAGTACACGAAAAGCGAGCGTCAGAGGTATGTGATGCAGGCAAGATCTTCACATGTCAGTGCAGTGCGGAGCATGTTCCTCCACCACGCGACAGGGCTACTGTGTGAATTGTGATGGTTGCTCTGGCCTTCTGGGTGCTATGAGTCCTGACCGAGTGAAGCTGTAAAAAGTAAGAAGGAAGCTGCAAATCTGAAACACAGGAGGGGTTCCTTGTTGAACACATGAGGGCCACGGAGCTCTGGTCTCGAGTCTTGTGGACGGTGGTACCTGGCTGCAAGCAGCTAGCTAACTCTGAAGTTTGGACATGAAAAATCGTTGGAAACGATCAGCTCGTGCGGGTGTCCAGTCCAGGTATCGTCGTTGAAATTGATCCGCGGTACGTTTCCGACCAAGCCTCACCCTCACACAACCACAGCCCCACTGTCCATTCCCTTGAAACCGGGCACACAAAACACTCGTGAGCACAGGCAAAACCTTCAACACACCTGCCTTCTAGACGGACGAAGTCTCCCGTGGCGCTCAACCTTCCTTAGAAGAAGTTGTTGCTGGTGTTGACAAGCCAGAGGTGGATGAGAGAGGGGACAGGGGAGGGCCGTCAGCCGTGGATGGCATCGTCATGGTTGAGGACGGTCGTCAGTCAGTACTCTTCAGTAGTCGCTGCTTCGGCTGGTGCAAGTAGAATTGGAAGCGTAGGTTGGTTGCCACGGAGCTGTCAGGTCAAGTGCGCGCGCACCTGCAAGCACGGCGACACTGATCGGTTGTCCGTCTGGCCGGCCGATGGGCAGCGATCAATGACGCGGATCGCTGATCGCCGGGGTTGGGTTGGGTGCCTGCGCTGGAAGAATCAGATCAGATGCATGCCGCGCGCTCGGACCAGCTGTACGGCTGGTATCAGTCAAGCCGCCCGCCTATCGTTCCGGTGTGTGTCACGATACCGATTGCGACATCTCGATTACAAGAGTTCACCGGACCTCGTGGGAACGAGCATAGCTCGCCGCCGACAAGCCTATTGGCTTCTACTTCCTTCCCGCTGCTCCTCTCCCTAACGTGTTGGGCCTTCATACGCACTTTCTCTAGGGTGGGCCTTCATAACGTGAGTTGGGCCCTCGAGCTCTCTTGGACCTCCTTGTTGGCTGGATTGACTCGCCTTCTTCCGGTTCATCATCTCCGGCTTCTATATTCTTCTAATAAATAAAAATCTCCGGCTTTGGTGCTCACCGTCAGTACGAGGGATACTGACATCCCTCTCGCCTTGAGAAACAGCTTGACCCCCAAGCTGGTGCGTCCGAGAATTGCAACTTCAATGCATGTTCATCCTCCCATGTAGCCATTGAAGCCAGCCAAGAAGACCACTTGATTAGCATTTgaggaataacaatagattcAAGCTTGTGCAAACGACGGTCTAGGAATAAGTTCAGGTACCTGCAAGTAGATGTCGGCCGGTGGAAGTTGATCACTGACATGAGCACAAGGACCGAGTGCTTTCTTCAACAATGATTCGTGGAAAACTGGATGAACCGAGCTTGATATAGGTAGCTGCAGACGATAAGCGACAATCCTAAGTTTCTCTAGGATAGTAT belongs to Miscanthus floridulus cultivar M001 chromosome 4, ASM1932011v1, whole genome shotgun sequence and includes:
- the LOC136552133 gene encoding uncharacterized protein, which encodes MKPRPPAGASSASAAPGRLRPHLARLASFLIVFAVGYSLGLMSSSTRPSPRPSQTTIIRPHAVHLTDGRSNASQAASNGTGAAAVSSSSYPRSPPHDLFRFKEECGEPVPSDAVVRTLLDKLFDGESPYAGFPPNHTAALLHPAAARPRGWGSTGAVFAELIEAVHPEVIVELGAFLGASALHMAAVSKNLSLSPAILCIDDFRGWPAFRDRFRRDVPAQRHGDALLLPQFMSNVVAAAAAAAGGAEADDDAVSRPRLLPLPFSTASALRALCEWGVYADLIEVDAGHDFHSAWADINLAWAVLRPGGVMFGHDYFTSADDRGVRRAVTLFARVKGLAVRPHGQHWVLSPKPPRGRRGDDARRR